Proteins found in one Opitutaceae bacterium genomic segment:
- the der gene encoding ribosome biogenesis GTPase Der produces MNRSVAIVGRPNVGKSRLFNRLARKRISIVHDQPGVTRDVISTEIEEGGYILMDTGGLGLKGGESTVELTAASEKQVEFAIASAGLILFVVDGLDGITGLDTKIAVMLRRSKKDVLLVVNKADFDDEKVDLAEAYRLGLGEPVTVSAEHGRGEQTLREAILERLGPADEAAKADDGALCICFIGRPNVGKSSLSNRLLNSDRLIVSDVPGTTRDAIVLPFEFKGRDGNLHPFKLIDTAGIKAATKLASPIEYFSRLRSLESIKQTDVVFLVLDAMEGVTQQDKAIAGEAIKERKPIIIIVNKWDLVKEQFAKRGGIPGYESEREYREKYEKAVFQRLFFTPGSPLIFVSAMSGYEIDRMLNAAVKIRKTQDKKIPTSRLNQLLGWLTERTPPPSVGGRRFRIYYATQTGNRPFRIKVFCNREEKLTESYRRYLEAGVVKEFGIDGCPVYFDLVGKEKHEPGTPYSGKEARGEPFKPKWKRQEETGGDDLPDPYASVED; encoded by the coding sequence TTGAACCGTAGTGTTGCCATAGTCGGTCGCCCCAATGTCGGCAAAAGCCGCCTGTTCAACCGGCTTGCGCGCAAGCGCATCTCGATCGTCCACGACCAGCCGGGCGTCACGCGCGATGTCATCTCGACGGAGATTGAGGAAGGCGGCTACATCCTCATGGATACAGGCGGCCTTGGCCTGAAGGGTGGCGAAAGCACGGTCGAGTTGACGGCCGCATCCGAGAAGCAGGTTGAGTTCGCAATCGCCTCTGCCGGGCTCATCCTCTTCGTGGTCGACGGGCTCGATGGTATCACTGGGCTGGATACAAAGATCGCGGTGATGCTGAGGCGTTCCAAGAAGGACGTCCTGCTCGTGGTGAACAAGGCCGATTTCGACGATGAGAAGGTGGATCTCGCGGAGGCATACCGCCTCGGCCTCGGCGAACCCGTGACGGTCTCCGCGGAGCACGGGCGAGGGGAGCAAACCCTGCGCGAGGCAATCCTCGAGCGCCTTGGCCCGGCTGATGAGGCGGCGAAAGCCGACGACGGAGCCCTCTGCATTTGCTTCATCGGTCGTCCAAATGTCGGCAAGTCGTCGCTTTCGAACCGTCTCCTCAACAGCGACCGCCTCATCGTGAGCGATGTGCCGGGCACCACGCGGGACGCGATCGTGCTGCCATTTGAATTCAAGGGGCGTGACGGCAACCTCCACCCTTTCAAGCTGATTGACACCGCCGGAATCAAGGCGGCCACCAAGCTGGCATCTCCCATCGAGTACTTTTCACGCCTGCGGTCCCTCGAATCGATCAAGCAGACGGATGTCGTCTTTCTTGTGCTCGATGCGATGGAGGGTGTGACCCAACAGGACAAAGCCATCGCGGGCGAGGCAATCAAGGAGCGCAAGCCGATCATCATCATCGTCAACAAGTGGGACTTGGTGAAGGAGCAGTTCGCCAAGCGCGGAGGCATCCCGGGCTACGAAAGCGAGCGCGAGTATCGCGAGAAGTACGAGAAGGCGGTGTTCCAAAGGCTCTTTTTCACACCCGGGTCCCCCCTGATTTTCGTGTCTGCAATGAGCGGGTACGAGATCGACCGAATGCTCAATGCGGCAGTCAAGATCCGCAAGACACAGGACAAGAAGATTCCCACGTCCCGGCTGAATCAACTGCTGGGCTGGTTGACAGAGCGTACTCCGCCGCCATCGGTGGGAGGTCGCCGTTTTCGCATTTACTACGCGACGCAGACGGGCAACCGCCCATTCCGGATCAAGGTCTTCTGCAACCGTGAGGAAAAGCTCACCGAAAGCTACCGCCGTTACCTCGAGGCCGGGGTGGTCAAGGAGTTCGGCATCGATGGGTGTCCCGTGTATTTCGATCTCGTCGGGAAGGAGAAGCACGAACCTGGCACACCGTATTCGGGCAAGGAGGCGCGGGGCGAACCTTTCAAACCGAAGTGGAAACGCCAGGAGGAAACCGGCGGCGATGATCTGCCCGATCCGTACGCCTCGGTGGAGGATTGA
- the fmt gene encoding methionyl-tRNA formyltransferase, giving the protein MSGPVRVAFLGSDGIALPLLRWVCSQPDKAHLVAVYTQPDRPVGRGQKIQPNAIKLWAIEHRVPVFQPEKLSEDVRLTYSSLGVDLALVMAYGHILKDAFISTPRLGTVNFHASILPAYRGASPIQTAVAEGEQETGVSLMRIVRRLDAGPVADVERVSISALDTATVIEDRLSQACVPLLSRNWDRLAAGALEFREQDEALATYCRRLSKEDSAIDWNLPARRVASRINGLNPWPGAQFILGDQVIKAGLAEAGVCGGTQAPGRVLAIDQGALEVATAGGSVRLLRLQRPGGRMLPAGEFLRGCALEPGMSLASAPATTLVSRSPFPRA; this is encoded by the coding sequence ATGTCCGGTCCCGTGCGCGTTGCCTTTCTGGGCTCCGATGGCATAGCACTTCCACTCCTTCGCTGGGTCTGTTCGCAACCGGACAAGGCTCATCTCGTGGCGGTCTACACGCAGCCCGATCGCCCCGTCGGGCGCGGCCAGAAGATCCAGCCAAATGCAATAAAGCTCTGGGCGATAGAACACAGAGTTCCGGTGTTTCAGCCGGAGAAACTCTCTGAGGATGTGCGGCTCACCTATTCCTCACTGGGCGTCGACCTCGCGCTCGTGATGGCCTATGGCCATATCCTAAAGGACGCGTTTATCTCAACGCCACGACTTGGAACGGTGAACTTTCACGCCTCGATTCTCCCGGCATATCGCGGCGCCTCGCCGATCCAGACGGCTGTCGCCGAGGGTGAGCAGGAGACCGGGGTTTCGCTCATGAGGATAGTCCGTCGCCTCGACGCGGGTCCGGTCGCCGATGTCGAACGAGTGAGTATCAGTGCATTGGATACAGCGACTGTGATCGAGGATCGGCTTTCACAGGCGTGTGTTCCTCTCCTGTCGAGGAATTGGGACCGCCTGGCCGCGGGTGCGCTTGAATTCCGTGAGCAGGACGAAGCGCTCGCCACCTACTGCAGGCGGTTGTCGAAGGAAGACTCGGCGATCGACTGGAATCTTCCTGCGCGGCGTGTTGCCTCCCGGATAAACGGTCTCAATCCCTGGCCGGGTGCGCAGTTCATCCTTGGCGACCAGGTCATTAAGGCAGGGCTCGCGGAAGCGGGTGTTTGCGGGGGTACCCAGGCCCCCGGGCGTGTTCTGGCCATCGACCAAGGGGCTCTCGAGGTCGCCACAGCAGGCGGATCTGTGCGCTTGTTGCGACTCCAGCGACCTGGCGGCAGGATGCTGCCGGCGGGTGAGTTTCTGCGCGGCTGCGCTCTCGAGCCGGGCATGTCGCTGGCTTCAGCTCCCGCGACGACGCTCGTTTCGCGTTCACCGTTTCCGCGGGCGTGA